In one Thermococcus sp. 2319x1 genomic region, the following are encoded:
- the eno gene encoding phosphopyruvate hydratase, producing MENPLEITGIVAREILDSRGNPTIEVDVYTPVAMGRAAVPSGASTGIHEALELRDGGKRYHGKGVKRAVENVNKIIAPELIGMDVTLQRDIDMLMLELDGTENKSNLGANAILGVSLAVAKAAANSLGMPLYRYLGGVNAYVLPVPMSNVINGGAHAGNDLDFQEFMIMPVGAKSFREAIQMVSETYHTLKKILMEKYGKLAVNVGDEGGFAPPMKEVTEPLDALVKAIEESGYKVGDEIAFALDVASSEFYEEERNVYVVGGKEYTREELIDLYKELISTYPIVSIEDPVQEEDFEGFAMVTKELGKKVQLVGDDIFVTNVKRLKKGIEMGAGNALLLKVNQIGTLSEAIDAAYLAFRAGYGVVVSHRSGETEDSTIADIAVALNAGQIKTGAPARSDRNAKYNQLLRIEEELEGIAYYPGKKFRNPLL from the coding sequence ATGGAAAACCCCCTCGAAATTACCGGAATAGTGGCAAGGGAAATTTTGGACTCAAGAGGAAACCCGACAATTGAGGTTGATGTATACACCCCAGTTGCAATGGGAAGGGCGGCAGTGCCAAGCGGTGCCTCAACGGGAATTCACGAGGCCTTAGAGCTCAGAGACGGTGGGAAGAGATATCACGGAAAGGGCGTTAAGAGGGCCGTTGAGAACGTTAACAAGATAATCGCTCCCGAGTTAATTGGCATGGACGTTACGCTTCAGAGGGACATAGATATGCTCATGCTTGAGCTTGACGGCACAGAGAACAAGAGCAACCTTGGTGCAAACGCTATTCTTGGTGTATCTTTAGCCGTTGCAAAAGCTGCAGCCAATAGCCTTGGAATGCCCCTCTACCGCTACCTTGGGGGAGTAAACGCTTATGTTTTGCCTGTTCCGATGAGCAACGTTATCAACGGAGGCGCACATGCGGGTAACGATCTGGACTTTCAGGAGTTCATGATTATGCCAGTTGGCGCGAAGAGCTTTAGAGAAGCCATTCAAATGGTGAGCGAGACGTATCATACTTTGAAGAAGATTCTCATGGAGAAATACGGCAAGTTAGCAGTTAACGTTGGTGATGAAGGTGGCTTTGCACCACCGATGAAGGAAGTAACCGAGCCACTGGATGCCCTCGTAAAGGCAATTGAAGAGAGCGGTTACAAGGTTGGGGATGAAATAGCCTTTGCCCTTGATGTTGCATCAAGTGAGTTCTACGAGGAAGAGAGGAACGTTTATGTCGTTGGGGGCAAGGAGTATACGAGAGAAGAGCTTATCGACCTCTACAAGGAGCTCATCTCCACCTATCCAATAGTCTCAATAGAAGACCCAGTCCAAGAGGAGGACTTTGAGGGCTTTGCAATGGTTACAAAGGAGCTTGGAAAGAAAGTCCAGCTCGTTGGAGATGACATCTTCGTTACAAACGTCAAGAGGCTCAAGAAGGGTATTGAAATGGGAGCTGGAAACGCTCTGCTACTCAAGGTAAACCAGATTGGAACGCTCAGCGAAGCTATTGATGCCGCTTACCTTGCCTTTAGAGCGGGTTATGGAGTCGTTGTGTCCCACCGCTCCGGTGAAACGGAAGATTCAACAATTGCCGACATAGCCGTTGCCCTCAATGCGGGCCAGATTAAGACCGGTGCTCCAGCAAGGAGTGATAGAAACGCCAAGTACAACCAGCTCTTAAGAATTGAAGAAGAGCTTGAAGGAATTGCCTATTACCCGGGCAAGAAGTTTAGGAACCCGCTGCTTTGA
- a CDS encoding GNAT family N-acetyltransferase: MADEIKIEKLKKMDQEILETLVGIYMRGYEGMREYGGEGESYAKRYLRWCWSKASEGFFVAKDGDRIVGFIVCDNDWHSGYEDRVVGAIHEFVVDKGYQGKSVGKKLMEKCLEYLSKYNDRIELWVGEKNTKAIEFYKKLGFKIAEKSGIWIRMIKDLKEKK; this comes from the coding sequence ATGGCGGATGAAATCAAAATAGAGAAGCTAAAGAAAATGGATCAAGAGATCCTCGAGACCCTTGTCGGGATCTACATGAGGGGCTATGAGGGCATGAGAGAATATGGAGGAGAGGGAGAGAGCTATGCTAAAAGGTATCTTAGATGGTGCTGGAGCAAAGCCAGCGAGGGATTTTTCGTGGCAAAAGATGGTGACAGAATAGTTGGATTTATCGTGTGCGACAACGACTGGCACAGCGGATATGAGGATAGAGTGGTAGGAGCTATACACGAGTTTGTGGTTGATAAGGGCTACCAGGGAAAAAGCGTTGGCAAGAAGCTTATGGAAAAATGTTTGGAGTATTTGAGCAAATATAACGACAGAATAGAGCTATGGGTTGGGGAGAAAAATACCAAGGCAATTGAATTCTACAAAAAGCTCGGCTTCAAAATAGCGGAAAAGAGCGGCATATGGATAAGAATGATAAAAGACCTAAAAGAGAAAAAGTAG
- a CDS encoding DUF257 family protein, translating into MDKGERELTLDSILLGIKPGETALVEYTSVSSPELLFYLMVNGCLKRDIPVIIDDIADTFSEYIKRLKITGLPTEDLLKVSVIKIGGNKDVGKVLGKVEIRRYSLDFSVYKEVYEKVVPKKPVCNPVLGIHKLFASLDFQDAMRLVRNIESFVGTETRFAVYFINRETLEERFPEILGLLEESVTSVFTWELHKEIYKFRIVKSPNLSIVGSEISLSGEDFFKLVKH; encoded by the coding sequence ATGGATAAAGGTGAGAGAGAGCTAACGTTGGATTCAATATTGCTTGGAATCAAACCCGGAGAAACTGCATTAGTTGAGTATACCTCCGTCTCATCACCCGAACTCTTGTTTTATCTTATGGTAAATGGATGCTTGAAAAGGGATATCCCAGTTATAATTGATGACATCGCCGACACTTTTTCAGAATATATAAAGAGGCTCAAGATCACAGGACTTCCAACTGAGGACTTATTGAAAGTATCTGTTATAAAAATTGGCGGAAATAAGGATGTTGGAAAAGTTCTGGGAAAAGTTGAAATTAGAAGGTACTCCTTAGACTTTTCTGTATATAAAGAAGTTTACGAGAAAGTTGTTCCAAAGAAACCCGTTTGCAATCCAGTTTTGGGTATTCACAAGCTTTTTGCATCCCTTGATTTTCAAGATGCTATGAGACTTGTCCGCAACATTGAAAGTTTTGTAGGAACCGAAACCCGTTTTGCAGTGTACTTTATAAATCGAGAGACCTTAGAAGAAAGATTCCCGGAAATTCTTGGTCTTCTTGAGGAAAGCGTTACTAGCGTTTTTACATGGGAGCTGCATAAAGAGATTTACAAGTTCAGAATCGTTAAATCCCCAAATCTCAGCATCGTGGGTTCAGAAATTTCTTTGTCGGGTGAAGATTTCTTCAAGCTTGTTAAACATTAG
- a CDS encoding DUF356 domain-containing protein: MLNTMVLIRTDNFDKALIALADLVRYAGMEIRGKPRIIPPALSDWAFEKLVGEKPRKKYRAHVVAQIDLPPAKAIGRLREIHPPAHIIVIPPDSPVHRELLKMWGTFEVLKGFHPPKKFGKGEESEE; this comes from the coding sequence ATGCTAAACACGATGGTTCTGATAAGGACGGACAACTTCGACAAAGCACTAATAGCGCTGGCAGACCTCGTTAGGTATGCCGGGATGGAGATAAGGGGAAAGCCAAGGATAATACCTCCAGCCCTCTCCGATTGGGCATTTGAGAAGCTTGTGGGAGAAAAGCCCAGGAAAAAATATCGGGCCCATGTTGTAGCTCAGATAGATCTGCCTCCCGCAAAGGCAATAGGGAGATTGAGAGAAATACACCCCCCAGCACACATAATAGTTATCCCTCCGGATTCTCCCGTTCACAGGGAGCTCCTCAAAATGTGGGGAACTTTTGAAGTGCTGAAGGGGTTTCACCCTCCCAAGAAATTCGGAAAGGGAGAAGAAAGCGAGGAGTGA
- a CDS encoding ABC transporter ATP-binding protein, whose product MSDSIHQLKRLLSYLRDHKLHFVGGLIIVLLMSYTNGVIPVLIREAIDRGVTTGEYRVAIRYALLVLLVSILNGVFSFGGRYLLVKAAQYAVYHLRMDAFRAIQRQRMEFFDKTYSGQLISRITNDTERITRFLSFRVRMFVYSVFLIIVSLYYMARMNLNLTGVALLTIALVVALNTTYAKKVRPIYDEVRHQTGVIASVSTGSIAGVKTIKALSVEEEIQGKFRGENEKLYSLNVEATKITALYGNAPFLIMGIAMSVMLYYGGRAIMAQNLTVGELTAFLTYMLTMTWPLRALGFTIGDIQRSLAAASRLFEVIDSAPEHIDPPDAVELTSPRGEIGFKDVYLTYHTGKTVLKGLNLRINPGEKVLITGPPGSGKSTLLKLIARFYEPEKGKVLIDGVDVRKIKTSCLRKIVAYVPQEPFIFNRSIRENIALAKPDAGLEEIIRAAKIAKIHDFISSLPEGYDTVVGEKGVTLSGGQRQRIALARALLLEPKIILLDDPVSNLDAKTEESLIEDLRGILEGRTAVIVSQRLSMARLVDRVIVMVDGRVVEDGKPEELAKKGGLFSEMLGRGGWNG is encoded by the coding sequence ATGAGCGACTCGATACATCAACTCAAAAGGCTCCTGAGCTACCTCAGAGACCACAAACTACACTTCGTAGGCGGCTTAATCATAGTTCTCCTTATGTCGTACACCAACGGCGTGATTCCGGTTCTCATAAGGGAGGCCATAGACCGGGGTGTAACCACCGGCGAGTATAGAGTTGCCATTCGCTACGCCCTCCTTGTCCTTCTCGTTTCGATCCTCAACGGTGTTTTCAGCTTCGGCGGGAGGTACCTTCTGGTCAAAGCGGCTCAGTATGCTGTCTACCACCTCCGGATGGATGCCTTCAGGGCAATCCAGCGGCAGAGGATGGAGTTCTTCGACAAAACATACTCCGGCCAGCTCATAAGCAGAATAACCAACGACACGGAGAGAATAACGCGCTTTCTCTCGTTCCGCGTTAGGATGTTCGTCTATTCCGTCTTCCTAATCATCGTCTCGCTCTACTACATGGCCCGCATGAACTTGAATCTCACGGGTGTTGCCCTCCTCACGATAGCCCTCGTGGTTGCTTTAAACACCACCTACGCGAAGAAGGTGAGGCCCATATACGACGAGGTGAGGCACCAGACGGGAGTCATAGCCTCGGTCTCCACGGGCAGCATAGCGGGGGTTAAGACGATAAAGGCCCTCTCCGTGGAGGAAGAAATCCAGGGGAAGTTCCGGGGAGAGAACGAGAAGCTCTACTCTCTCAACGTCGAGGCCACCAAGATAACGGCACTCTACGGCAATGCGCCGTTCCTCATAATGGGGATAGCGATGAGCGTCATGCTCTACTACGGCGGAAGGGCAATAATGGCTCAAAACCTGACCGTCGGAGAGCTTACCGCCTTTCTAACGTACATGCTTACCATGACGTGGCCTCTAAGAGCTCTGGGCTTCACCATAGGCGACATCCAGAGAAGTCTCGCAGCTGCTTCAAGGCTCTTCGAGGTAATCGATTCTGCTCCGGAACATATTGACCCGCCAGACGCTGTGGAGCTCACCAGCCCGCGTGGTGAGATCGGGTTTAAGGACGTTTACCTCACCTATCACACCGGAAAGACCGTGCTCAAGGGGCTGAACCTGAGGATAAACCCGGGAGAGAAAGTCCTCATAACCGGCCCACCCGGCTCTGGAAAGAGCACCCTCCTAAAGCTCATAGCGCGCTTCTACGAGCCGGAAAAGGGGAAAGTCCTCATTGATGGCGTGGACGTGAGGAAGATAAAGACGTCCTGCCTTAGGAAGATAGTGGCTTATGTACCGCAGGAGCCCTTCATCTTCAACAGGAGCATAAGGGAGAACATAGCGCTGGCGAAGCCCGACGCGGGCCTTGAGGAGATAATCAGGGCAGCCAAAATAGCGAAAATCCACGACTTCATTTCCTCGCTTCCAGAGGGCTACGACACTGTAGTTGGTGAGAAAGGCGTAACCCTTTCCGGCGGCCAGAGGCAGAGGATAGCCCTCGCCAGGGCGCTCCTCCTCGAGCCCAAGATAATCCTCCTCGACGATCCGGTATCGAACCTCGACGCAAAGACCGAGGAGAGCCTGATTGAAGACCTCAGAGGGATTCTCGAAGGCAGGACTGCAGTAATCGTCTCCCAGAGGCTTTCGATGGCGAGGCTCGTTGACAGGGTCATAGTTATGGTCGATGGCAGGGTCGTGGAGGACGGGAAGCCGGAAGAGCTGGCAAAGAAAGGCGGGCTCTTCAGCGAGATGCTCGGCAGAGGTGGTTGGAATGGCTGA
- a CDS encoding fibrillarin-like rRNA/tRNA 2'-O-methyltransferase produces MNVRKHKFPGVYIVIDDDGSEKIATKNLVPGQRVYGERVIKWEGEEYRIWNPNRSKLGAAILNGLKNFPIKPGTNVLYLGIASGTTASHVSDIVGWEGKIFGIEFSPRVLRELVPLVEERRNIVPILGDATKPEEYRALVTKVDVIFEDVAQPTQAKILIDNARAYLKSGGYGMIAIKSRSIDVTKEPEEVFREVEKELGEYFEVVERISLEPYEKDHALIVVRKP; encoded by the coding sequence ATGAACGTTAGGAAGCACAAATTCCCCGGCGTTTACATCGTCATCGACGATGATGGGAGCGAGAAGATAGCGACCAAGAACTTGGTACCCGGGCAGAGGGTTTACGGGGAGAGAGTTATCAAGTGGGAAGGAGAGGAGTACAGAATATGGAATCCAAACAGGTCAAAGCTTGGCGCTGCAATCCTTAATGGACTTAAGAACTTTCCAATAAAGCCCGGAACCAACGTATTATACCTCGGAATAGCAAGCGGTACAACAGCTTCACACGTAAGCGACATCGTTGGCTGGGAAGGAAAAATATTTGGTATCGAGTTTTCACCAAGAGTCCTCAGAGAGCTAGTTCCCCTCGTGGAGGAGAGAAGAAACATAGTGCCTATTTTGGGCGATGCAACAAAGCCCGAAGAATACAGGGCTTTGGTGACAAAAGTAGATGTAATCTTTGAGGACGTTGCCCAGCCCACGCAGGCCAAAATACTCATAGACAACGCAAGAGCCTACCTTAAGAGCGGCGGCTATGGAATGATTGCCATCAAGAGCAGAAGCATTGACGTCACGAAGGAGCCGGAAGAGGTGTTCAGAGAAGTAGAGAAGGAACTCGGCGAATACTTTGAGGTTGTGGAGAGAATCTCTTTAGAGCCATACGAGAAGGACCACGCACTGATAGTCGTGAGAAAGCCTTAA
- a CDS encoding Zn-ribbon domain-containing OB-fold protein, translating into MGRPMQVSRYWRHFKEKYRLIGGKCKSCGHVHFPKRPVCPECGSQEIEEFQFSGKGKVISWTIVRNPPSGYEYYKPYPIALVELEEGPVVLAQLTDVEPEEIDFGMEVEMVTRKVREFEEDGIILYGYKFRPPIK; encoded by the coding sequence ATGGGGAGACCAATGCAAGTTTCTAGGTATTGGAGGCACTTTAAAGAGAAGTACCGCCTCATTGGAGGCAAATGTAAGAGCTGCGGTCACGTTCACTTCCCGAAGAGACCCGTTTGCCCTGAATGTGGAAGTCAAGAGATAGAGGAGTTCCAGTTCAGCGGAAAGGGCAAAGTGATAAGCTGGACTATAGTGAGAAACCCACCAAGCGGTTACGAATACTACAAGCCATACCCCATAGCACTGGTCGAGCTCGAAGAGGGACCGGTGGTTTTGGCTCAGCTCACAGATGTGGAGCCAGAGGAAATAGACTTTGGCATGGAAGTGGAGATGGTCACGAGAAAGGTCAGGGAGTTCGAAGAGGACGGAATAATCCTCTACGGCTACAAGTTTAGGCCGCCAATAAAATGA
- a CDS encoding hydroxymethylglutaryl-CoA synthase: MRRLLKPIKDVGIVGYGAYIPMYRIKNEEIGRVWGVSDFPIQEKSVNNLDEDAITIGIEAARNALKRAQIDPREIRALWFGTESKPYAVKPSATVIAEAIGATPDLDAADFEFACKAGTEALQAAIGFVGSGMAKYAMAIGADTSQGRPGDHLEFTASAGGAAYIVGEKSPETVAYFEGSYSYVTDTPDFWRRQHEHYPRHGNRFTGEPAYFHQIISAAKGLMEELGYSPSDFDYAVFHQPNVKFPLTAAKILGIPKEKVLPGLLSGIIGNTYSGATLVGISAVLDIAKPGERILWVSFGSGAGSDAFSLVVQDAIEEKRDLAPKTMDYVNRKKYIDYALYAKHRGKYIL, translated from the coding sequence ATGAGAAGACTGCTGAAGCCAATAAAGGACGTCGGAATTGTTGGTTATGGTGCCTATATACCGATGTATAGAATTAAAAACGAGGAGATCGGAAGGGTTTGGGGAGTAAGCGACTTCCCCATCCAGGAAAAGTCCGTAAACAATTTGGATGAAGATGCCATAACAATAGGAATTGAAGCGGCAAGAAATGCCCTTAAAAGAGCTCAAATAGACCCAAGAGAAATTAGGGCACTGTGGTTTGGAACCGAATCCAAGCCCTATGCTGTTAAGCCTTCTGCAACCGTTATTGCCGAGGCAATTGGAGCAACTCCGGATTTAGATGCTGCAGACTTTGAATTCGCATGTAAAGCTGGAACCGAAGCCTTACAAGCAGCTATTGGCTTTGTTGGGAGTGGAATGGCAAAATATGCAATGGCAATTGGTGCCGACACTTCTCAGGGAAGGCCCGGTGATCATTTGGAATTTACGGCCTCCGCTGGAGGAGCCGCTTATATCGTTGGTGAGAAGAGCCCTGAGACGGTTGCCTATTTTGAGGGGAGCTATTCCTACGTAACGGACACTCCAGATTTCTGGAGGAGACAGCATGAACACTATCCGAGGCATGGGAATAGATTTACCGGAGAGCCTGCTTACTTCCACCAGATAATAAGCGCCGCAAAGGGCTTAATGGAAGAGCTGGGCTATTCGCCAAGCGATTTTGACTACGCTGTCTTCCACCAGCCAAACGTTAAGTTCCCGCTCACAGCCGCAAAGATTCTTGGAATCCCCAAAGAAAAAGTCCTTCCGGGATTGTTGAGTGGAATAATAGGAAACACATACAGCGGTGCTACTTTAGTTGGCATTTCAGCTGTTTTGGACATAGCGAAGCCGGGAGAGAGGATTCTCTGGGTAAGCTTTGGAAGCGGTGCGGGTAGCGATGCGTTCAGCTTAGTGGTGCAGGATGCAATTGAAGAAAAGAGAGATCTGGCACCAAAGACTATGGATTACGTAAACAGGAAGAAATACATCGATTACGCCTTATATGCAAAGCACAGAGGTAAGTACATCTTGTGA
- a CDS encoding C/D box methylation guide ribonucleoprotein complex aNOP56 subunit (functions along with aFIB and aL7a; guides 2'-O-methylation of ribose to specific sites in RNAs), producing the protein MKAYISENVQGIYAFDEEGNLIGKKIFTEKPEIALDRLLKGEVTEDLVALLKELRDRGYSSFVLEHPELSRNIRELGFEAEFEFPNLAGERLRENPEEFLGKEWFERYFTVGVALTRIRIQEQSGARDKMIIQAIEALDDIDKVINLLVSRLREWYSLHFPELDELLPKHPQYVAFVKNIGHRENITKENLESLELGENKTAKILEAKEMTMGAWMDEKDIRVIQDLAKKIDDLYKLRSEIEDYIDKAMDDVAPNLKALVGAKLAARLISLAGGLKELAMMPASTIQVLGAEKALFRHLRSGAKPPKHGVIYQYPAINKSPWWQRGKIARALAGKLAIAARVDYFSGEYIAEELKKEIEARIKEIKEKYPNPPKRKEKPKKEKKKKMFKKKEKEKKFEGKEKEKKKKHKEKGRR; encoded by the coding sequence ATGAAAGCATACATAAGCGAAAATGTGCAGGGGATTTATGCCTTTGATGAAGAGGGCAACCTAATAGGAAAAAAAATCTTCACAGAAAAGCCGGAGATTGCACTGGATAGGCTCCTAAAGGGGGAGGTTACAGAAGACCTTGTTGCTCTCCTAAAAGAACTAAGAGATAGAGGATACTCAAGCTTTGTGCTTGAACATCCAGAATTAAGCAGAAATATTAGAGAGCTTGGTTTTGAAGCTGAGTTTGAATTCCCCAACTTAGCCGGGGAAAGGCTCAGAGAGAACCCGGAGGAGTTTTTGGGAAAAGAATGGTTCGAGAGATACTTCACTGTGGGGGTGGCCTTAACCAGAATTAGAATACAGGAGCAGAGCGGTGCAAGGGATAAAATGATAATTCAGGCTATAGAAGCGCTAGATGACATTGACAAGGTCATAAACCTCCTCGTCTCTAGGTTAAGGGAGTGGTACTCGCTTCACTTCCCGGAGCTTGATGAACTTTTGCCTAAGCACCCCCAGTATGTGGCCTTTGTTAAGAACATTGGACACAGGGAGAACATCACAAAAGAGAACCTAGAATCCCTTGAACTTGGTGAAAACAAGACAGCAAAGATTCTCGAAGCAAAGGAGATGACTATGGGGGCATGGATGGATGAGAAGGACATTAGGGTTATCCAAGACTTAGCAAAGAAAATTGACGATTTGTACAAGCTGAGAAGCGAGATTGAAGATTACATAGACAAGGCAATGGACGACGTTGCTCCAAACTTAAAAGCCTTGGTGGGGGCAAAATTAGCTGCAAGGTTGATAAGCCTCGCTGGAGGACTGAAAGAGTTAGCAATGATGCCTGCCTCAACGATTCAAGTTCTCGGTGCAGAGAAAGCCCTCTTCAGGCACTTAAGGAGCGGTGCAAAGCCGCCAAAGCACGGGGTAATCTACCAGTATCCAGCTATTAACAAGTCCCCATGGTGGCAGAGGGGTAAAATCGCAAGGGCTTTGGCTGGAAAACTTGCAATAGCTGCTAGAGTGGACTATTTCTCCGGTGAATACATAGCTGAGGAGCTCAAGAAGGAGATTGAGGCAAGGATCAAGGAGATCAAGGAGAAATACCCCAACCCACCAAAGCGCAAGGAGAAACCAAAGAAGGAGAAGAAAAAGAAGATGTTCAAAAAGAAGGAAAAAGAGAAGAAATTCGAAGGGAAAGAGAAAGAAAAGAAAAAGAAACACAAAGAGAAGGGTAGGAGGTGA
- a CDS encoding thiolase domain-containing protein, with the protein MRKPVIIGVGLTPVGEHWKLALRDLAVEALLNAMEDAGVDKVDSLYVGNMASGSFVEQENLGALIADWAGLGNVPAVKVEAACASGGAAVQEGVKAVMSGLEDVVAVVGVEKMTDAWPSDATRYLAYAADAEWELFHGVSFVALNALVMRLYMKEYGYTEEDLALFAVNAHANGAKNPYAMFKKPITVETVMKSPYVADPLKLFDASPIADGAAAVIITTEEKAKEFVDKARMVEVAGMGRAIDTINLSHRKEFLFLRAAKVAAERAYKMAGIEVKDIDFFEIHDAFTVMAALSLESIGVTERGKGAMLAKEGQIAIDGDYPIQTLGGLKARGHPVGATGVYQTVEAVWQLRGEAPNQVPDAEIGLTQNIGGTGSNITVTILRRV; encoded by the coding sequence ATGAGGAAGCCAGTGATTATTGGTGTGGGATTGACTCCGGTTGGAGAGCACTGGAAGCTTGCCCTTAGAGATTTAGCCGTTGAAGCTTTACTCAATGCCATGGAAGATGCGGGCGTTGATAAGGTGGATTCACTTTATGTTGGCAACATGGCCTCTGGTTCATTCGTTGAACAGGAAAACCTTGGTGCACTAATAGCGGACTGGGCTGGCCTTGGCAACGTTCCAGCGGTTAAAGTTGAGGCAGCGTGTGCAAGCGGTGGAGCTGCAGTCCAAGAGGGAGTAAAAGCCGTCATGAGCGGTCTTGAAGATGTTGTTGCCGTTGTAGGCGTTGAAAAGATGACCGATGCCTGGCCAAGCGACGCTACGAGATATCTTGCCTATGCCGCGGATGCAGAGTGGGAGCTCTTCCATGGGGTGAGCTTTGTCGCCTTAAACGCCCTCGTTATGAGGCTCTACATGAAGGAATACGGCTACACTGAAGAAGATTTGGCTCTTTTTGCAGTTAACGCTCACGCAAATGGTGCCAAAAACCCCTATGCAATGTTCAAAAAGCCGATAACAGTTGAAACCGTTATGAAGAGCCCTTATGTAGCCGACCCATTAAAGCTCTTTGATGCCTCCCCAATAGCTGACGGAGCCGCTGCCGTGATAATAACCACCGAGGAGAAGGCTAAGGAGTTCGTAGATAAAGCAAGGATGGTCGAAGTTGCGGGAATGGGGAGGGCAATTGACACAATAAACCTCTCACACAGAAAGGAGTTCTTGTTCCTCAGAGCGGCAAAGGTTGCTGCAGAAAGGGCATATAAGATGGCCGGTATTGAGGTTAAAGACATAGACTTCTTTGAAATTCACGACGCCTTTACGGTAATGGCGGCTTTAAGTTTGGAGTCAATAGGCGTTACTGAGAGAGGAAAAGGTGCCATGCTTGCGAAGGAAGGACAGATAGCAATAGATGGTGACTATCCAATTCAAACACTCGGCGGATTAAAAGCGAGGGGACATCCTGTGGGAGCAACTGGTGTTTATCAAACCGTAGAGGCAGTGTGGCAGCTTAGGGGTGAAGCTCCAAACCAAGTACCTGATGCAGAGATCGGGTTGACCCAAAACATAGGTGGAACGGGTTCAAACATAACCGTAACCATATTGAGGAGGGTGTGA
- a CDS encoding multiprotein bridging factor aMBF1, with amino-acid sequence MAKAKPRICEICGAEIRGQGHTIKIEGAELLVCNGCYQKYGRKKPGTWSPMPTGREPRRIYTPKPKPKPVLREQRPLYTEDIVEDYAERVREAIQKSGLSYEELSHKVGLSTNLLRRIAHGEYMPTIEEAKKLERYFKITLIERAEESVQEKVTIPRDYEPTLGDVANIRIKKKKK; translated from the coding sequence ATGGCAAAAGCCAAACCAAGGATTTGTGAAATCTGTGGGGCAGAGATTAGAGGACAGGGGCATACAATAAAAATAGAGGGTGCAGAGCTCTTGGTTTGTAATGGATGCTACCAAAAATACGGCAGAAAAAAGCCCGGGACGTGGAGTCCAATGCCTACCGGAAGGGAGCCAAGGAGAATCTACACGCCAAAACCAAAGCCAAAACCAGTCCTAAGGGAGCAAAGACCGCTTTACACGGAGGATATTGTTGAGGATTATGCGGAGCGGGTTAGAGAAGCGATTCAAAAAAGCGGTTTGAGCTATGAAGAACTTTCCCACAAGGTGGGTCTCTCTACCAACCTCCTTAGGAGGATAGCCCATGGTGAGTACATGCCGACCATAGAAGAAGCGAAGAAGCTCGAAAGATACTTTAAGATAACCTTAATTGAGAGAGCAGAGGAGAGCGTGCAGGAAAAGGTTACAATCCCAAGGGACTACGAGCCAACACTTGGAGACGTCGCGAATATAAGAATCAAGAAGAAAAAGAAGTGA